The genomic stretch TAAATGAAAACTTAAAAGTTTGCCCGAAATGCGATTTTCATTTTAGGCTTTCAGCATCAGAAAGAATAAACCTGATTATAGACTCCGGAACATTTAAAGAGATGTCTATAACTCTCAAGTCTACTGATTTTTTAGGCTTTGTAGACTCCAAAGCCTATAACAAAAGAATAGATGAAGCCATACTAAAGTCAGGCTTAAACGAAGCGATTGTTATCGGAGAAGGCTTAATAGAAAATATTAAAACTGTTTTTGGAGTGATGGATTTTTCTTTTATGGGTGGAAGTATGGGTTCTGGAGTCGGAGAAAAATTCACAAGAATGATAGAGCATTCAATAGAAAATAAAATCCCGGCAATAATTGCAACCTCTTCCGGAGGAGCTAGAATGCAAGAAGGTATTTTGTCTTTAATGCAAATGGCAAAAGTATCCGCAGCCCTTGGTCGTTTGAGAGAAAATGGGCTTCCTTATATAGTGTTATTAACCGATCCGACAACAGGAGGAACAACAGCAAGCTTTGCAATGCTCGGAGATATTCAAATAGCCGAACCTAAAGCATTAATCGGGTTCGCGGGGCCTAGAGTCATAGAACAAACGATTCGGCAAAAACTGCCAAAAGGATTTCAACGTTCCGAATTTTTACTGGAACATGGAATGATCGATTTAATCTGTGAAAGAAAAGACATAAAAAGCACATTAGCAAAAATTCTCAGGTTTTTTGAAGAGTAGGCGAAAAGAATTA from candidate division WOR-1 bacterium RIFOXYB2_FULL_36_35 encodes the following:
- a CDS encoding acetyl-CoA carboxylase subunit beta, which produces MSIHEWFLRKKTEKQQKNGASERLNIPENLWLKCPSCKSTIYIKELNENLKVCPKCDFHFRLSASERINLIIDSGTFKEMSITLKSTDFLGFVDSKAYNKRIDEAILKSGLNEAIVIGEGLIENIKTVFGVMDFSFMGGSMGSGVGEKFTRMIEHSIENKIPAIIATSSGGARMQEGILSLMQMAKVSAALGRLRENGLPYIVLLTDPTTGGTTASFAMLGDIQIAEPKALIGFAGPRVIEQTIRQKLPKGFQRSEFLLEHGMIDLICERKDIKSTLAKILRFFEE